The proteins below come from a single Streptococcus canis genomic window:
- a CDS encoding ribonuclease HII: protein MSTSIKAIKESLETVTSLSDPLFQELATDARLGVQKALKSRQKAIQADLAEEERLEAMLSYEKVLYKKGYQAIAGIDEVGRGPLAGPVVAACVILPQHCKIKGLNDSKKIPKAKHETIYQAVKEKALAIGIGIIDNQLIDEVNIYEATKLAMLEAINQLEGQLTRPDYLLIDAMTLDIAISQQSIIKGDANSLSIAAASIVAKVTRDQLMARYDQAFPGYGFAKNAGYGTKEHLEGLKTYGITPIHRKSFEPVKSMSSFSNNP, encoded by the coding sequence ATGTCGACTAGTATCAAAGCCATCAAGGAGAGCCTAGAAACCGTGACTAGCCTCTCAGATCCCCTCTTTCAAGAATTGGCAACTGACGCTAGGCTAGGCGTCCAAAAAGCTCTTAAAAGTCGACAAAAGGCCATTCAGGCCGATTTAGCAGAAGAAGAACGATTAGAAGCCATGCTTTCTTATGAAAAAGTTCTTTATAAAAAAGGTTACCAAGCCATTGCAGGTATTGATGAGGTAGGGCGTGGCCCTCTAGCAGGTCCCGTTGTGGCAGCTTGTGTTATCTTACCTCAACATTGCAAAATTAAAGGCCTTAATGATTCTAAAAAAATCCCTAAAGCTAAACATGAGACCATTTATCAGGCAGTGAAAGAAAAGGCATTGGCCATCGGCATCGGTATTATTGACAATCAGCTGATTGATGAGGTCAATATTTATGAAGCAACCAAACTGGCCATGCTAGAAGCCATTAATCAGTTGGAGGGACAACTCACACGGCCAGACTACCTCTTAATTGATGCCATGACACTAGATATTGCTATTTCGCAGCAGTCTATTATCAAAGGCGATGCCAATTCCTTGTCAATTGCAGCAGCATCAATTGTGGCTAAGGTAACCAGAGATCAGCTGATGGCTCGCTACGATCAAGCCTTTCCTGGTTATGGCTTTGCTAAAAATGCTGGCTACGGCACCAAAGAACATTTAGAGGGATTAAAAACTTACGGTATAACGCCTATCCATCGTAAAAGTTTTGAGCCTGTTAAATCCATGTCATCGTTTTCAAATAATCCTTAA
- the ylqF gene encoding ribosome biogenesis GTPase YlqF has translation MAIIQWFPGHMSKARRQVQENLKHVDFVTILVDARLPLSSQNPMLTKIVGDKPKLMILNKADLADAARTKEWKAYYESQGIKTLAINSKEQPTVKKVTEAAKELMADKIQRLRDRGIQKETLRTMIIGIPNAGKSTLMNRLAGKKIAVVGNKPGVTKGQQWLKSNKELEILDTPGILWPKFEDELVGLKLALTGAIKDQVLPMDEVTIFGLNYFKEYYPNRLTKRFKNIPLEEEAPEIIMSLTRQLGFKDDYDRFYTLFVKEVRDGKLGQYTLDQVGDINVD, from the coding sequence ATGGCAATTATTCAATGGTTTCCTGGGCACATGTCCAAGGCCAGAAGACAGGTTCAGGAAAATTTAAAGCATGTGGACTTTGTAACCATTTTAGTGGACGCACGCTTGCCACTTTCTAGTCAAAATCCCATGCTTACCAAAATTGTTGGCGACAAGCCAAAACTAATGATTTTAAATAAAGCTGACTTGGCAGATGCTGCTCGTACTAAAGAATGGAAAGCCTACTATGAAAGTCAAGGCATTAAAACATTGGCTATCAATTCTAAAGAACAACCAACGGTTAAAAAAGTAACAGAGGCAGCCAAAGAACTCATGGCTGATAAAATTCAGCGTCTACGTGATCGTGGTATTCAAAAAGAAACCTTACGAACCATGATTATTGGCATTCCAAATGCTGGTAAATCTACCTTGATGAATCGCTTGGCTGGTAAGAAAATTGCTGTGGTTGGCAATAAACCTGGTGTGACCAAAGGGCAACAATGGTTGAAGTCCAATAAGGAACTGGAAATTTTAGATACCCCTGGTATTTTATGGCCAAAATTTGAGGATGAATTGGTTGGTTTAAAACTAGCCTTGACAGGTGCTATCAAAGATCAGGTATTACCTATGGATGAGGTTACTATTTTTGGTTTGAATTACTTTAAGGAATACTACCCTAATCGTTTAACCAAACGTTTTAAGAATATTCCGCTCGAGGAAGAAGCTCCTGAAATTATTATGTCCTTAACACGTCAGCTTGGCTTTAAAGATGATTATGACCGTTTCTACACTTTATTTGTCAAGGAAGTACGTGATGGCAAATTAGGTCAATACACTCTGGATCAGGTAGGGGATATAAATGTCGACTAG
- a CDS encoding tyrosine-type recombinase/integrase — MYYRTRKNAKGETRFEVVEKYKDPLTGKWRNATVTYSNDTSRSRKDAERRLIDKIDKLVNRLEYQFNPQKIKTFGQLKQNWLETWSVSVKPQTVKREAFVLKRLGDIIGDDFLLESITPLLMKRCLSTYAERYDSSQSTLVHIKSTCNKIFNHGIMYNIIPYSPMSVVKVDVSLDKKRMAKKKHEAKFLEVHELSVFFDALSRRRNPNYYDLAIVLLCSGLRIGEAAFTREDFNPDTGVLTIDKSLQYHDLKVADFYFDTTKTINADREVALPKVACEAILRAIKRSDEFDKYALENPAKSFSHTESIFRTEYGSPITSHSFREVLARVEQELVETCEEKYGFKWTKHVTPHSFRHMHITYLQSEGTDLAMRDIMDRVGHANYETTIGYTHRQTSSQEKAVNALNNFIDKNQISFTALKSWSCKYSQPLNDWIENHYESRKSNLNLDEFRDIIGIKESYLPRHINVNILPKLLKDIKKYHSNFDIKCIREGKQKIIGYEMVW; from the coding sequence ATGTATTATAGAACACGAAAAAATGCTAAAGGAGAAACTCGTTTTGAAGTAGTTGAAAAATACAAGGATCCGCTTACAGGAAAATGGAGAAATGCTACAGTAACTTATTCAAACGACACTTCAAGGTCTCGTAAAGATGCTGAAAGAAGATTGATTGATAAAATTGATAAGCTAGTCAATAGGCTAGAATATCAATTTAATCCTCAAAAAATCAAGACATTTGGTCAGTTGAAGCAAAATTGGTTAGAAACTTGGTCTGTTTCAGTGAAACCGCAAACTGTCAAAAGAGAAGCTTTTGTATTAAAGAGATTAGGAGATATTATTGGTGATGACTTCTTGCTTGAAAGCATTACACCATTACTTATGAAAAGGTGTTTATCTACTTATGCCGAAAGGTATGATTCTTCTCAATCTACATTAGTGCATATAAAAAGCACTTGTAATAAGATATTTAATCATGGCATAATGTATAATATTATTCCATACTCTCCAATGTCAGTTGTTAAGGTAGATGTTTCTTTAGATAAGAAACGTATGGCCAAGAAAAAACACGAGGCCAAATTTTTGGAAGTTCATGAGTTAAGTGTATTTTTTGATGCACTTAGTCGCAGACGAAATCCGAATTACTATGATTTGGCTATTGTTTTGCTTTGTTCAGGTTTAAGAATTGGAGAAGCTGCTTTTACAAGAGAAGATTTCAATCCAGATACTGGAGTATTAACGATAGATAAATCACTTCAGTATCATGATTTGAAGGTTGCGGACTTTTATTTTGACACAACTAAGACTATAAATGCAGACAGAGAAGTTGCATTACCTAAAGTAGCTTGTGAAGCAATTTTACGAGCAATTAAAAGAAGTGATGAATTTGATAAGTATGCTTTAGAAAACCCTGCTAAATCCTTTTCACATACAGAAAGTATTTTTCGGACAGAATATGGTTCCCCCATTACTTCACACTCTTTTCGTGAGGTGCTAGCTAGAGTTGAACAGGAGCTAGTTGAAACTTGCGAAGAGAAATATGGATTTAAATGGACAAAGCATGTAACACCACACTCATTTAGACATATGCATATTACTTATCTGCAAAGTGAAGGTACTGATTTGGCTATGCGAGATATTATGGATCGTGTGGGTCATGCTAATTATGAAACAACAATCGGCTATACTCATAGACAAACTAGCTCTCAAGAAAAAGCAGTGAATGCATTAAATAATTTTATTGATAAAAATCAAATTTCGTTCACTGCTTTAAAGTCTTGGTCCTGTAAATATTCTCAACCGTTAAACGATTGGATTGAAAATCACTATGAAAGCAGAAAATCAAATTTAAATTTAGATGAATTTCGAGATATTATTGGAATTAAAGAAAGCTATCTTCCAAGGCATATTAATGTAAATATCCTACCAAAATTATTAAAAGATATTAAGAAATATCATTCAAATTTTGATATTAAATGTATTCGAGAAGGAAAGCAAAAAATTATTGGGTATGAAATGGTTTGGTGA
- a CDS encoding helix-turn-helix domain-containing protein, whose product MYRRLRDLREDNDFTQKYVAEKLSFTHSAYAKIERGDRILSAEVIIKLSNLYNVSTDYLLGLTDFPHRIKNNIK is encoded by the coding sequence ATGTATCGACGTTTAAGGGATTTGAGGGAAGATAATGACTTCACTCAAAAATACGTAGCTGAAAAACTTTCGTTTACTCACTCCGCTTACGCAAAGATTGAGAGAGGAGACCGAATTTTGTCGGCAGAAGTTATTATTAAACTCTCAAATCTTTACAACGTCAGTACAGATTATTTGTTGGGGCTCACCGACTTTCCCCACCGAATAAAGAATAATATAAAATAG
- a CDS encoding aldose 1-epimerase family protein, translating into MLELKNENLTVQFSEIGGQIISIKDNDGVEYLWQGDPTYWSGQAPVLFPICGSLRNDWAIYEPAERPTFTGTIPRHGLVRKMMFKNVRTTENSLEFSISSNEETVKNYPFEFELTINYSLFGNTIRTEYQVKNLEGHRKLPYFIGGHPGFNCPLLDGESYEDYYLEFEKVESCTVPRSFPETGLLDLRDRRPFLENQKILDLSYQLFEHDAITLDQLASRKVTLKSKNHQKKLSIAFDDFPYLVIWSTTNQSPFIALEPWSGLSTSLEESDIFNAKRNISYVAPKEVDKKHFDIIIDID; encoded by the coding sequence ATGCTCGAATTAAAAAATGAGAATTTAACAGTACAATTTTCTGAAATAGGTGGACAGATTATTTCAATAAAAGACAATGATGGTGTCGAGTATCTTTGGCAAGGAGATCCGACCTATTGGAGCGGGCAAGCACCAGTTCTATTTCCGATTTGTGGAAGTTTACGAAATGATTGGGCTATCTACGAACCTGCAGAAAGACCGACATTTACAGGCACAATTCCAAGGCATGGACTTGTGCGAAAAATGATGTTCAAAAATGTAAGGACAACTGAAAATTCTTTGGAATTTTCTATTTCATCAAATGAAGAAACGGTAAAAAATTACCCATTTGAATTTGAACTTACCATTAACTACTCACTATTTGGCAATACAATTCGAACTGAATATCAGGTGAAAAATCTTGAAGGACATAGAAAGCTACCTTACTTTATTGGGGGTCACCCAGGTTTTAATTGTCCCTTGTTAGATGGTGAGAGTTATGAAGACTACTATTTAGAATTTGAAAAAGTAGAATCTTGTACAGTACCTAGAAGTTTTCCAGAAACTGGCTTACTTGATCTGCGAGATCGTCGGCCATTCTTGGAAAATCAAAAAATCTTGGACTTGTCCTATCAACTGTTTGAGCATGATGCTATAACTTTGGATCAATTAGCATCACGAAAGGTAACCTTGAAATCCAAAAATCATCAGAAAAAACTTTCGATTGCATTTGATGATTTTCCATATTTAGTGATTTGGTCAACTACAAATCAGAGTCCCTTTATTGCTTTAGAACCTTGGAGTGGCCTCTCTACATCACTAGAAGAATCTGACATATTCAATGCCAAACGAAATATTAGTTACGTTGCGCCAAAAGAAGTTGATAAAAAACATTTTGATATTATTATCGATATAGATTAA
- the lacG gene encoding 6-phospho-beta-galactosidase, whose product MVKTLPKDFIFGGATAAYQAEGATKTDGKGRVAWDKYLEDNYWYTAEPASDFYNRYPVDLELSEQFGVNGIRISIAWSRIFPTGFGEVNSKGVEFYHKLFAECHKRHVEPFVTLHHFDTPETLHSNGDFLNRENIEHFVNYAAFCFKEFPEVNYWTTFNEIGPIGDGQYLVGKFPPGIQYDLSKVFQSHHNMMVSHAKAVKLYKDAGYSGEIGVVHALPTKYPYDPTNPDDVRAAELEDIIHNKFILDATYLGYYSEKTLEGVRHILKVNGGELDLRDEDFAALDAAKDLNDFLGINYYMSDWMRAHYGETEIIHNGKGEKGSSKYQIKGVGRRESPVDIPKTDWDWIIYPQGLYDQIMRVKNDYPNYKKIYITENGLGYKDEFVDGTVYDDGRIDYVKKHLEVISDAISDGANVKGYFIWSLMDVFSWSNGYEKRYGLFYVDFETQERYPKKSAYWYKKVAETQVIE is encoded by the coding sequence ATGGTTAAAACATTACCAAAAGATTTTATATTTGGTGGTGCAACTGCTGCATATCAAGCAGAGGGTGCCACAAAGACAGATGGAAAAGGTCGTGTTGCATGGGATAAGTATCTGGAAGATAATTACTGGTACACTGCGGAACCAGCTTCTGATTTTTATAATCGTTATCCGGTTGATTTAGAACTAAGTGAACAATTTGGGGTGAATGGCATTCGTATTTCAATTGCTTGGTCTCGTATTTTCCCAACAGGCTTTGGAGAAGTGAATTCAAAGGGAGTAGAGTTTTACCATAAATTATTTGCGGAATGCCATAAACGTCACGTAGAACCATTTGTAACGCTTCATCATTTTGATACTCCAGAAACGCTACATTCTAATGGTGACTTTCTAAATCGAGAAAATATTGAACACTTTGTCAATTACGCAGCATTTTGCTTCAAAGAATTTCCTGAAGTCAATTATTGGACAACCTTCAATGAAATTGGTCCAATTGGTGACGGTCAGTATCTTGTTGGGAAGTTTCCACCAGGTATTCAGTATGATCTTTCTAAAGTTTTCCAATCTCATCATAATATGATGGTTTCACATGCTAAGGCGGTTAAGCTCTACAAGGATGCTGGTTATAGCGGAGAAATTGGAGTCGTACATGCATTGCCAACGAAATATCCTTATGATCCAACCAATCCTGACGATGTCCGTGCAGCGGAACTTGAAGATATTATTCACAATAAATTTATCCTAGATGCAACATACTTGGGTTACTATTCTGAAAAAACTCTTGAAGGTGTTCGCCATATTTTGAAAGTAAATGGTGGGGAATTAGACCTTCGTGATGAAGACTTCGCTGCCTTAGATGCTGCAAAAGATTTGAACGACTTCTTAGGAATCAATTACTATATGAGTGATTGGATGAGAGCTCATTATGGAGAAACTGAAATTATCCATAATGGTAAAGGTGAAAAGGGAAGTTCTAAGTATCAAATTAAAGGAGTTGGTCGTAGAGAGTCTCCAGTAGATATTCCAAAAACGGATTGGGATTGGATTATCTATCCTCAAGGTCTTTATGACCAAATCATGCGTGTGAAAAATGACTATCCAAACTATAAGAAAATCTACATCACTGAAAATGGTCTAGGCTATAAAGATGAATTTGTAGATGGTACAGTCTATGATGATGGTCGAATTGATTATGTGAAAAAGCATTTAGAAGTCATTTCAGACGCAATCTCAGATGGTGCCAATGTTAAAGGTTATTTCATCTGGTCTTTGATGGATGTATTTTCTTGGTCAAATGGTTACGAGAAACGATATGGATTGTTCTATGTTGACTTTGAGACCCAAGAACGCTATCCAAAGAAAAGTGCTTATTGGTATAAAAAAGTAGCGGAAACACAAGTTATTGAATAA
- a CDS encoding lactose-specific PTS transporter subunit EIIC: MNKLIEFIEKGKPFFEKISRNPYLRAIRDGFIAAMPVILFSSIFLLVAFVPNIFGFTWSDEAVAAIMKPYGYTMGIVAVLVAGTTAKSLTDAFNRQLPKTNQINFISTMIASISGFLLLASDGIEGGFANGYMGTKGLLTAFLAAFITVNIYKVCVKNNVTIRMPDEVPPNVSQAFKDVIPYALSIFVLYGIDFATRQLVGTNVAEAILKLFEPLFTAADGYVGITIIFGAYALFWFVGIHGPSIVEPAIAAITYANIETNFQLLQAGQHADKILTSGTQMFIVTMGGTGATLVVPFMFMWLTKSKRNKAIGRASVVPTFFGVNEPILFGAPLVLNPVFFVPFILAPIANVWIFKFFVDTLKMNSFSVNLPWTTPGPLGIVMGTNFAPLAFALAILLVFVDVLIYYPFLKVYDEQILAEEQSGKVENSLKEKVASNFNTAKADAILEKAAVDTKISEQTNVLVLCAGGGTSGLLANALTKAAKEYGVPVTATAGSYGAHREILPEYQLVILAPQVASNYDDIKQETDALGIKLAKTEGAQYIKLTRDGQGALDFVKQQF; this comes from the coding sequence ATGAATAAATTAATTGAATTCATTGAGAAAGGGAAGCCTTTCTTTGAAAAGATTTCGAGAAACCCTTATTTAAGGGCTATCCGTGATGGTTTTATCGCAGCCATGCCAGTCATCCTGTTCTCAAGTATCTTCTTATTGGTAGCTTTCGTGCCAAATATCTTTGGATTTACTTGGTCTGACGAAGCAGTTGCGGCTATCATGAAACCTTACGGCTACACAATGGGGATTGTAGCAGTCCTAGTTGCAGGAACGACTGCAAAATCTTTGACAGATGCTTTTAACCGTCAATTGCCAAAAACCAATCAAATCAACTTCATTTCAACAATGATTGCCTCAATCTCAGGGTTCTTATTACTGGCTTCTGATGGTATTGAAGGTGGGTTTGCCAATGGTTACATGGGAACTAAGGGGCTTTTGACAGCCTTTCTAGCAGCTTTCATTACGGTTAATATCTATAAGGTCTGTGTGAAAAACAATGTCACCATTCGTATGCCAGACGAAGTTCCACCGAACGTATCCCAGGCATTTAAGGATGTGATTCCATATGCATTGTCTATCTTTGTTTTGTATGGAATTGATTTTGCGACACGTCAACTAGTTGGAACAAACGTTGCTGAGGCGATTCTGAAACTTTTTGAGCCACTATTTACAGCAGCAGACGGTTATGTGGGAATTACAATTATCTTTGGTGCCTATGCTTTGTTCTGGTTTGTAGGGATCCATGGTCCATCAATTGTCGAGCCAGCAATTGCAGCCATTACTTATGCTAATATTGAAACCAACTTCCAGCTTTTACAGGCGGGTCAACACGCGGATAAAATCTTGACTTCAGGTACTCAAATGTTTATCGTGACAATGGGTGGTACAGGTGCTACCTTGGTTGTGCCATTCATGTTTATGTGGTTGACTAAGTCCAAACGAAATAAAGCAATTGGACGTGCTTCAGTTGTTCCAACATTCTTTGGTGTAAACGAACCAATCTTGTTTGGTGCACCACTCGTGCTCAACCCAGTATTCTTTGTTCCATTTATTTTAGCTCCAATTGCTAACGTATGGATTTTCAAATTCTTTGTTGATACGCTAAAAATGAACAGTTTCAGTGTCAACTTACCATGGACAACTCCAGGTCCATTGGGGATTGTCATGGGAACAAACTTTGCTCCACTTGCCTTTGCACTAGCTATCTTGTTGGTATTTGTCGATGTACTTATCTACTATCCATTTTTGAAAGTTTATGATGAGCAAATTCTTGCTGAGGAACAATCAGGGAAAGTTGAAAATAGCTTGAAAGAGAAAGTAGCATCTAACTTTAATACTGCCAAAGCGGATGCTATTCTTGAAAAAGCTGCAGTTGATACCAAAATTTCTGAACAAACCAACGTTCTGGTACTTTGTGCAGGAGGTGGTACAAGTGGATTGCTTGCCAATGCCTTAACAAAAGCCGCAAAAGAATACGGTGTGCCAGTCACAGCGACAGCAGGAAGCTATGGTGCTCACCGTGAGATTTTGCCAGAGTATCAATTGGTCATCCTTGCACCTCAAGTAGCATCGAACTACGATGATATTAAACAAGAAACTGATGCATTGGGCATTAAACTTGCCAAAACTGAAGGGGCTCAATACATTAAACTCACACGTGATGGTCAAGGCGCACTTGACTTTGTTAAACAACAGTTTTAA
- a CDS encoding PTS lactose/cellobiose transporter subunit IIA, with the protein MNREEITLLGFEIVAFAGDARSRLMEALAAAQKGDYAKAEELVEAANACIVEAHHAQTSLLQKEAAGEDLAFSVTLMHGQDHLMTTLLLKDMMSHMIELYKRGDK; encoded by the coding sequence ATGAACAGAGAAGAAATTACGTTATTAGGTTTTGAGATTGTTGCATTCGCTGGTGATGCTCGTTCTCGTTTGATGGAGGCACTGGCTGCTGCTCAAAAAGGCGACTATGCAAAAGCAGAAGAACTAGTTGAAGCTGCCAATGCTTGTATTGTTGAAGCCCATCATGCTCAGACTAGCTTGTTGCAAAAAGAAGCGGCTGGTGAGGATTTAGCCTTTAGTGTGACGCTCATGCATGGTCAAGACCATCTCATGACCACATTGTTATTGAAAGATATGATGAGTCATATGATTGAATTGTATAAACGAGGTGATAAGTAA
- a CDS encoding PRD domain-containing protein, translating to MFRIIQSLNNNAALVKNEHGEQAVVMGLGITFQKKKGDLIVQDKIENIFSLKNDEAKENFLTLLKDIPLDFISATYTVINHLVATYHYPVQEYLYVTLTDHIYCAYQAVLKNTYQESKLPNILAEYPLEYKMAREALAMFREKLLKELPNDEIGRIALHLINAKGETIHPTSEEQDISKKIITDVEQILTENGIKRSKENSNFYDRFMIHLSYFLNYLDRSHQSNESIASLEQYIKLQNPRAYQIGSQIFEMITTLVDEPVNDSERFYIVLHIQRLL from the coding sequence ATGTTTAGGATTATACAGTCGCTAAATAATAACGCTGCTCTGGTGAAAAATGAACATGGGGAACAGGCAGTCGTGATGGGATTAGGTATAACCTTTCAAAAGAAAAAGGGAGATCTAATTGTTCAGGATAAGATAGAAAATATCTTTTCGCTAAAAAATGATGAGGCCAAGGAAAACTTTCTAACCTTATTAAAAGATATTCCCTTAGATTTTATTTCAGCAACCTACACGGTTATCAATCATCTCGTAGCAACGTATCATTACCCTGTACAAGAATATCTCTATGTGACACTGACAGATCATATCTATTGTGCATATCAGGCGGTTTTAAAGAATACTTATCAAGAAAGTAAGTTACCCAATATTTTAGCCGAATATCCATTGGAATATAAAATGGCGCGTGAAGCCTTAGCTATGTTTCGTGAAAAGTTGCTAAAAGAGCTTCCGAATGATGAGATTGGTAGAATTGCACTTCACTTAATTAATGCAAAGGGTGAAACCATTCATCCCACAAGTGAAGAACAGGACATCAGCAAAAAAATTATAACGGATGTTGAACAAATTCTAACGGAGAATGGGATTAAACGCTCAAAAGAAAATAGCAATTTTTATGATCGCTTTATGATCCATCTGTCCTATTTTCTGAATTACTTAGATCGATCCCATCAGTCAAATGAATCAATTGCTAGTTTGGAACAGTATATCAAGCTCCAGAATCCAAGAGCTTACCAGATTGGAAGTCAGATTTTTGAGATGATCACAACATTGGTTGATGAACCTGTAAATGACAGTGAAAGGTTCTATATTGTACTACATATTCAACGGTTATTGTAA
- the lacD gene encoding tagatose-bisphosphate aldolase produces MVLTAEKRKYMEKVSNEAGVISALAFDQRGALKKMMAKHQAEEPTVEQMEELKTLVSEELTQFSSSILLDPEFGLPASRARDEQCGLLLAYEKTGYDTSSTSRLPDCLVEWSVKRLKEEGADAIKFLLYYDVDGDPYVNLQKHAYIERLGSECQAEDLPFFLEILSYDETIDDNASVEFAKVKPRKVNEAMKVFSNERFGVDVLKVEVPVNMNFVEGFGTGEVVYTKDEAAEYFRQQEASTHLPYIYLSAGVSAKLFQDTLVFAHESGAKFNGVLCGRATWAGVVPVYIEQGEEAAREWLRTVGRENIEGLDAILSQTATSWLEK; encoded by the coding sequence ATGGTATTAACAGCAGAAAAAAGAAAGTATATGGAAAAAGTAAGCAATGAAGCAGGAGTTATTTCAGCTCTTGCCTTCGACCAACGTGGAGCCTTGAAAAAAATGATGGCAAAACATCAGGCAGAAGAACCTACTGTGGAGCAGATGGAAGAGCTAAAAACTCTAGTTTCTGAAGAACTAACACAGTTTTCTTCTTCTATTCTTTTAGATCCAGAGTTTGGTTTGCCAGCTTCACGCGCCCGCGATGAACAATGTGGCTTACTTTTGGCTTATGAAAAAACTGGCTATGACACCAGCTCTACCAGTCGTTTGCCAGATTGCCTAGTAGAGTGGTCTGTAAAACGATTAAAAGAAGAGGGGGCTGATGCCATTAAGTTTCTACTTTACTATGACGTTGATGGTGATCCATACGTTAATCTTCAAAAACATGCTTATATCGAACGCTTAGGTTCAGAATGTCAGGCAGAAGATTTGCCATTCTTCTTGGAAATTTTGAGCTACGATGAGACGATTGATGACAATGCTAGCGTTGAGTTTGCTAAAGTTAAACCTAGAAAAGTAAATGAAGCCATGAAAGTATTTTCTAACGAACGCTTTGGAGTAGATGTTCTCAAGGTAGAAGTACCTGTGAACATGAATTTTGTAGAAGGCTTTGGAACAGGGGAAGTCGTTTATACAAAAGACGAAGCAGCCGAATATTTCCGTCAACAAGAAGCATCAACTCATTTACCATACATTTATCTAAGTGCAGGTGTTTCTGCAAAACTCTTCCAAGATACACTAGTGTTTGCACATGAATCAGGTGCAAAATTCAACGGTGTTCTCTGTGGTCGTGCAACATGGGCAGGTGTTGTGCCAGTCTATATTGAACAAGGAGAAGAAGCAGCACGTGAATGGTTACGAACTGTTGGTCGTGAAAATATTGAAGGACTTGATGCGATCTTGTCTCAAACTGCTACTTCTTGGCTAGAAAAATAA
- a CDS encoding tagatose-6-phosphate kinase — protein MILTITLNPSVDIAYQFDTFQLDTVNRVEKVQKTAGGKGLNVTRVLKQIGEDVVATGFIGGELGSYVKKQLTRNDIKNSFVEIGNETRNCIAVLHDGKQTEILEQGPTIQEHEALNFTEHLEIILNNIDVVVISGSLPKGLASNYYVKVIELCKKCGVAVVLDCSGEALKNVLESQQKPTVIKPNTEELSQLIGKDVTDDIQELKEVLSDQLFQGIDWIVVSLGAKGAFAKHNDKFYRVKIPKINVVNPVGSGDSTVAGIAAGLVHALPEAELLKNANVLGMLNAQEEQTGYVNLVHSEVLYSQIEVEEV, from the coding sequence ATGATTTTGACGATTACTTTAAATCCGTCGGTTGATATTGCCTATCAATTTGATACCTTTCAATTGGATACGGTCAATCGAGTAGAAAAAGTTCAAAAAACAGCTGGTGGCAAGGGGCTCAATGTGACACGGGTTTTGAAACAAATCGGTGAAGATGTTGTGGCTACTGGTTTCATTGGTGGTGAACTTGGAAGTTATGTAAAGAAACAACTCACTCGAAATGATATTAAAAATTCCTTTGTGGAAATTGGGAACGAAACACGTAATTGCATTGCGGTTCTTCATGATGGCAAACAGACGGAGATTTTAGAACAAGGACCAACTATTCAAGAACATGAAGCCTTGAATTTTACCGAACATCTAGAAATTATCCTGAACAATATAGATGTTGTTGTTATTTCAGGAAGTTTGCCTAAGGGACTTGCTAGTAACTATTATGTTAAGGTCATTGAACTTTGTAAAAAATGTGGTGTTGCTGTTGTTCTGGATTGTTCTGGTGAGGCGCTGAAAAATGTTTTAGAAAGCCAGCAGAAGCCAACTGTTATCAAGCCGAATACAGAAGAGTTATCACAGTTAATTGGAAAAGATGTCACGGATGATATTCAAGAATTGAAAGAAGTTCTGTCTGATCAATTATTCCAAGGAATTGATTGGATAGTCGTATCATTGGGGGCAAAGGGGGCTTTTGCCAAGCACAATGACAAGTTCTATCGTGTTAAAATTCCAAAAATAAATGTCGTCAATCCAGTAGGTTCGGGTGATTCAACCGTTGCAGGTATTGCAGCAGGTTTGGTACATGCTTTACCTGAAGCAGAATTATTAAAAAATGCTAATGTTTTGGGCATGCTAAATGCCCAGGAGGAACAGACAGGTTATGTTAATTTAGTACATTCAGAAGTATTGTATTCTCAAATCGAAGTCGAGGAGGTTTAA